The sequence below is a genomic window from Selenomonas ruminantium subsp. lactilytica TAM6421.
TCATTTGTAATTGCCATATTCAGCCCTCGGCTTCTGGCAGTTCTTTCAACTGCTGCTCCAAAAGCTCATATACTGACTTGTCAATCGGACTCTTGAAGGAACGCTCCAGCCCTTTGCTCTTGCGGGCAGCGGCGAAGCATTCCATCTTGGAACATATATAGGCGCCCCGGCCTGGCTTTTTCCCGGTGGTATCCACGGAAAACTCCCCTTCCGGACTGCGCACGATGCGGATCAGCTCTTTTTTCGGCTTGCTCTCCTGGCAGCCCAGGCACATCCGCTGAGGTATCTTTCTGGTTTTCACCTTACTCACCTTCTGCCGTGAAAGCTTCATCGCTTTCCACTTCCACCACATTCATATTTTCGTCCAGCTCTTCATCGGCAGCCTGGCTTTCGCTCTTGATGTCGATCTTCCAGCCCGTAAGCTTGGCAGCCAGACGGGCGTTCTGGCCTTCCTTGCCGATGGCCAGGGACAGCTGATAATCCGGAACAACCACGCGAGAAACCTTCTCAGCTTCGTTGACGGCAACGGACACAACCTTGGAGGGGCTCAGGGCATTGGCAATGAACTTAGCCGGATCTTCACTCCACTTCACGATATCGATCTTCTCGCTGCCCAGTTCATCCACGATGGCCTGTACGCGCATGCCACGATAGCCCACGCAGGAACCAACGGGATCCACGGATTCGTCCTTGGACCAGACGGCAATCTTGGAGCGGTTGCCCGGTTCGCGGGCTACGGATTTGATTTCTACGATACCTTCCTGAATCTCGGGAACTTCCAGTTCAAAGAGGCGCTTGAGTAAGCCAGGATGAGTGCGGGATACCACAACCTGAGGTCCCTTGTTGGTCTTCTTGACTTCCACGATGAAGGCCTTGATGCGATCGCCATGGCTATAGGTTTCCGTCGGGATCTGCTCCGCCGGCGTCAACACAGCTTCCGTCTTGCCCAGATCGATGAACACATTGCGGTTTTCCACACGCTGCACTAGCCCCGTGAGGATATCGCTTTCACGGCTCTGGAATTCCTCGTAGATCATGCCGCGCTCTGCTTCACGGATGCGCTGCACCACGACCTGCTTAGCCGTCTGAGCGGCCACGCGGCCAAAGTTAGCCGGCGTCACTTCGATTTCGATGACATCGCCCACCACATAGTCCGGACGGATGGTCAGTGCCTGTGCCAAAGAAATCTCCGTGATCTCGTCTTCCGCATCTTCCACGACGGTCTTTACGGCATACACATGATACTTGCCCGTATCACGGGAAAGGGTAACCCGTACATTCTGGGCCGAGCCAAAGTTACGCTTATAAGCCGTAATCAGGGCCTGCTCGATGGCATCGAACAGAATTTCTTCGTCAATGCCACGATCCTTGCTCAGCTCCCGCAGGGTTTCCAGAAACTCCTGCCCATTGTCCTTTGCACGCGTTGTTTTTCTTGCCAAAATTATTTTCCTCCCATTATCTAAAGGCTTACACCTTAAAAATCAATATGCAGGCGAATCTGCGCTGCCTTGCTCAATTCGATGGTCACTTCGTCATCCAATGTGAACTTCTCCCCGTCAAAGGCAGTAAGCACACCTGTGAGATTCTTCTTGCCATCCAGAGGCGCATAGAGAGTCACATCCACGGCCTTGCCCTGCTCCCGCACCAAATCACGGGGCTTTCTGAGCACACGGTCAATGCCCGGCGACGACACCTCCAAAATATAAGCATCCGGAATGATATCCTGCTCATCTAAGATTACCTCCAGCTTTTCACTGAGTTCCTGGCAATCCTCAATATCAATGCCGCCTTCTTTATCGATGTAGACACGCAGATAATAATCCGTGTACTCCTTGACATACTCCACATCCACCAGTTCAATGACGTCCTGACCGGCCAGGAGTTCCTGCACCATGAGTTCTACAGATTCCTCAATATTCTTCGCTGCCATACATCCACCTCCCTATACATCTGATTTGCATTCAAAACATAAGAGTAAAGAGTGGGTTCACACCCACTCTTTAGCATAAAATACTTAAGTTGACTTACATATAATAACATTTTTTCCCATGCCTGTAAAGTCTTTGCCCCTTACGTTTTCGATTTTTTTCTTCAGATTACAATTTTACAGCTGAAATATTATTTTTCTATTGCATTTTTATATACTAATGCTTTATACTATATTCGAAAAGTTATATTGAGAATTATTCTTTTGGAGGTTTTTCCATGGCAACAATCAATGACAATTATTTAAAACTCCCCGGCAGCTACCTGTTTGCCGAAATCGCCCGCCGCGTGGCTGCATTCAAGGAAGCAAATCCGGATGCCGATATCATCCGTCTGGGCATCGGTGACGTAACCCAGCCGCTGCCGCCCGCTTGTATCGAAGCCATGCACAAGGCCGTGGACGAAATGGCCAATGCGGACACCTTCCGCGGCTATGGCCCGGAACAGGGCTACAGCTTCCTGACCGAAGCCATTATCGAGCATAATTATAAAGCCCGGGGCATTGAAATCGGCACGGACGAGATCTTCATCAGCGACGGTTCCAAGAGCGACTGCGGCAATATCCAGGAAATCTTCGGCGAAGATAATAAGGTAGCCATCACCGATCCGGTATATCCTGTATATCTGGACACCAATGTCATGGCGGGCCGCACGGGAACCCTCAACGAGGATGGCCATTTTGAAGGTGTTACCTACTTGCCCTGCGATGCCAGCAACAACTTCGCGCCGGAACTGCCACAGGAACGCGTGGACATGATTTACCTCTGCTGCCCCAACAACCCCACGGGCACTACCCTTTCCCGGGAAGAACTGACCAAATGGGTCAACTACGCCAAGGAAAACGAATCCGTTATCCTCTTTGACGCTGCCTATGCCGCTTATATCACCGAAGAAGATGTGCCCCGTTCCATCTACGAGATTGAGGGGGCCAAGGACGTGGCCATTGAGTTCCGCTCCTTCTCCAAGACCGCAGGCTTCACCGGTACCCGCTGCGGCTACACCATCATCCCCAAGACCGTCAAAGGCCGGGCTAAAGATGGCAGCCTGGTGGAATTCAACAAGCTCTGGAACCGCCGTCATACCACGAAATTCAACGGCACGGCTTACATCGTCCAGCGCGGTGCTGCTGCGATCTACACCGAAGAAGGCCAGAAGCAGGTCAAGGAAACCATCGCCTACTACATGGAAAACGCCCGCATCATCCGCGAAGGGCTGCAGGCTGCCGGCATCGAAGCCTATGGCGGTGTCAACGCTCCTTACATCTGGCTCAAGACACCGAACGATATGCCCTCCTGGGATTTCTTCGACAAGCTGCTGACGGAAGTCAACATCGTCGGTACCCCGGGCGCCGGCTTCGGCCCCTGCGGCGAAGGCTACTTCCGCTTGACCGCCTTCGGCAACCGGGAAAACACCGTCCGCGCCGTAGAACGCATCAAGAACAAACTGCATTTCTAAGCATTAAAAAAAGGAACCGCAAGGTTCCTTTTTTAATGCTTATTTTCATGCGCAATGAACTTCCGCACAGCCTTACCATTTAAATAGTCACACAGTCTTCCCTGATATCTGCCCTCCTGCCGCATGACGTTAATGATATGGTCGCGAATCTTCCACCAGCCTGTATGCCAGTTGGAAAAGAGGGTATTCTCCTCCGGTGCCCGGCCGATAATGCGCTGCAGGACGATATCCGGCGAAAGATGCTCCAGGAACTTGATCACCCGATCCTCATACTCCGGCAGGGTGATCATTTTGATTTTCCCCGCTTCATAATCCCTGGCCATGGCCGTGCCCTTGACGATATAAAGAGCATGCAGCTTTACCTGGTCTACGCCCAACGCTGACAAAATCTTGGCATCCTCAATCACATCCAGCTCATCATCCCAGGGCAAGTTCAGGATCAGATGGACACAGGACTGCAGGCCGTATCGTTTGATGCGCAGAATGGCGTCAATCAGTTCGGCCAAAGTATGGCCGCGGTTGATTTCCGTCAAGGTATGCACATTGGTGCTCTGCAGGCCCAGCTCCACGCAGATATCGATACCGTATCGATCTGCCTGCTCCCTGAGCACCGCCAGATGCTCATCGCTGACACAGTCGGGACGGGTGGCGATATAGACCGCCACCACATCCTCAGGCGCCCCGGCTTCTGCCACCCACGTCGCTAATTTTTCCGGCTTGGTATAGGTATTGCTGAAATTCTGCAGATAGGGAATGAATTTCTTTGCCTTGTACTTGGGAATGATATGGGCCTTATTGGCCTCCATCTGCTCCGTGATGGTCATGGACGCGGGCAGGTTCTCATAGCCCGTACCAATCTCCCCGCAAAAAGTACAGCCAGCACCTCCATTGCCACAGGAACCGTCCCTGTTTGGGCAAGTAACAGACAAGGCAATCGGCAGCTTATAGACTTTCTCGCCATACCGCTCCTTCAGATAAGCAGAAAAAGGACGGTAAATCTCTTCTTGTAAATTCATTGCTCCTCCGTAAACAATTCAATCTGCTGACACTGCGGCTCTGCCTGCGTATAGTCAAACAGCAGTGCCGTCTGTTGACCTGTCAATTTTTGCCTGGTCAACATCATATTATAGGCAAATATCTCGATATGGTATTTCTTGTTCACATCCCGCCAGTTGGTAAATTCGTAATCCGGCAGATATGTGCGTACACGGCTCGGGGCGCCTTTCCAAAAGTCAGCCGTGATATCCTGATACTGCAGGCGGTTCCAATTGAGGTTCTCGGGGCGAATCTTGCCGCCGTCAGACAGCA
It includes:
- the rnpM gene encoding RNase P modulator RnpM — its product is MKTRKIPQRMCLGCQESKPKKELIRIVRSPEGEFSVDTTGKKPGRGAYICSKMECFAAARKSKGLERSFKSPIDKSVYELLEQQLKELPEAEG
- the nusA gene encoding transcription termination factor NusA, translated to MARKTTRAKDNGQEFLETLRELSKDRGIDEEILFDAIEQALITAYKRNFGSAQNVRVTLSRDTGKYHVYAVKTVVEDAEDEITEISLAQALTIRPDYVVGDVIEIEVTPANFGRVAAQTAKQVVVQRIREAERGMIYEEFQSRESDILTGLVQRVENRNVFIDLGKTEAVLTPAEQIPTETYSHGDRIKAFIVEVKKTNKGPQVVVSRTHPGLLKRLFELEVPEIQEGIVEIKSVAREPGNRSKIAVWSKDESVDPVGSCVGYRGMRVQAIVDELGSEKIDIVKWSEDPAKFIANALSPSKVVSVAVNEAEKVSRVVVPDYQLSLAIGKEGQNARLAAKLTGWKIDIKSESQAADEELDENMNVVEVESDEAFTAEGE
- the rimP gene encoding ribosome maturation factor RimP gives rise to the protein MAAKNIEESVELMVQELLAGQDVIELVDVEYVKEYTDYYLRVYIDKEGGIDIEDCQELSEKLEVILDEQDIIPDAYILEVSSPGIDRVLRKPRDLVREQGKAVDVTLYAPLDGKKNLTGVLTAFDGEKFTLDDEVTIELSKAAQIRLHIDF
- a CDS encoding LL-diaminopimelate aminotransferase, whose amino-acid sequence is MATINDNYLKLPGSYLFAEIARRVAAFKEANPDADIIRLGIGDVTQPLPPACIEAMHKAVDEMANADTFRGYGPEQGYSFLTEAIIEHNYKARGIEIGTDEIFISDGSKSDCGNIQEIFGEDNKVAITDPVYPVYLDTNVMAGRTGTLNEDGHFEGVTYLPCDASNNFAPELPQERVDMIYLCCPNNPTGTTLSREELTKWVNYAKENESVILFDAAYAAYITEEDVPRSIYEIEGAKDVAIEFRSFSKTAGFTGTRCGYTIIPKTVKGRAKDGSLVEFNKLWNRRHTTKFNGTAYIVQRGAAAIYTEEGQKQVKETIAYYMENARIIREGLQAAGIEAYGGVNAPYIWLKTPNDMPSWDFFDKLLTEVNIVGTPGAGFGPCGEGYFRLTAFGNRENTVRAVERIKNKLHF
- a CDS encoding TIGR01212 family radical SAM protein (This family includes YhcC from E. coli K-12, an uncharacterized radical SAM protein.) yields the protein MNLQEEIYRPFSAYLKERYGEKVYKLPIALSVTCPNRDGSCGNGGAGCTFCGEIGTGYENLPASMTITEQMEANKAHIIPKYKAKKFIPYLQNFSNTYTKPEKLATWVAEAGAPEDVVAVYIATRPDCVSDEHLAVLREQADRYGIDICVELGLQSTNVHTLTEINRGHTLAELIDAILRIKRYGLQSCVHLILNLPWDDELDVIEDAKILSALGVDQVKLHALYIVKGTAMARDYEAGKIKMITLPEYEDRVIKFLEHLSPDIVLQRIIGRAPEENTLFSNWHTGWWKIRDHIINVMRQEGRYQGRLCDYLNGKAVRKFIAHENKH